One window of the Anabaena sphaerica FACHB-251 genome contains the following:
- a CDS encoding sensor histidine kinase: protein MFQATRRRLALWYTAVTAILLLLFATGVYLYVRSTLVERVDDTLNHVVEVVERSLVIEPVNFQPNKLRVNVEASFRNNADAAEDDHIDLEWFSPTGELRWSTFSEPLDIPIHGNRIGETVRVVGMGGWGDSELLLRQVTHRVEMGRQVLGYLRVSHPWFEVTKPSRQLIFDLALGTWLMVLSVAASGWFLSGKAMEPVGESYQRLKQFTADASHELRSPIALIQTNVQVALADLDLETNSISHYRQQLKLVERLTQRLGRLVNDLLFLARQDSGISKVVFSPCPVDALLMEVLEEQQLLATEKQITLTLSIVDPPGEIDPELQENWFTLMGNWDELVRLSTNLIGNALQYTPTQGNVQVELARLSGIRYGVASLQIKITDSGVGIPSESLPRLFDRFYRVDPARTHQSRETTTGSGLGLAIAQAIVEHHQGQIQVESVVGKGSTFIVILPISLEY from the coding sequence ATGTTTCAAGCCACTCGTCGCCGTCTTGCCCTTTGGTACACTGCTGTTACTGCTATCTTACTACTCTTATTTGCCACTGGTGTGTATTTATATGTTCGTAGTACACTTGTAGAACGGGTGGATGATACTTTAAATCATGTGGTGGAAGTTGTAGAGCGTTCATTAGTCATTGAACCCGTTAATTTTCAACCTAATAAACTCCGCGTCAATGTAGAAGCTAGTTTTCGCAATAATGCTGATGCAGCCGAAGATGACCACATTGACCTAGAATGGTTCAGCCCTACTGGTGAATTACGGTGGTCAACTTTTTCCGAACCTTTAGATATTCCTATTCATGGTAATCGCATTGGTGAAACTGTGCGTGTCGTGGGGATGGGGGGATGGGGAGACTCAGAACTGCTATTGCGACAAGTTACCCATCGGGTTGAAATGGGAAGACAGGTTTTAGGCTATCTGCGCGTCAGTCATCCTTGGTTTGAAGTCACTAAACCCAGTCGTCAGTTGATTTTTGATTTGGCTTTGGGTACATGGTTAATGGTGCTGTCGGTAGCTGCGAGTGGTTGGTTTCTGTCAGGTAAAGCTATGGAACCGGTGGGGGAGTCTTATCAACGTCTCAAGCAATTTACAGCTGATGCTTCCCATGAGTTAAGAAGTCCGATTGCTTTGATTCAAACTAATGTGCAAGTGGCGCTGGCTGATTTAGACTTGGAAACTAATAGTATTTCTCATTATCGCCAACAATTAAAATTAGTGGAACGACTCACCCAGCGTTTGGGTAGGTTGGTGAATGATTTATTGTTTCTCGCACGACAGGATAGTGGTATTAGCAAGGTTGTATTTTCACCTTGTCCTGTAGATGCTTTGTTGATGGAAGTTTTGGAAGAACAACAACTTTTAGCTACAGAAAAGCAAATTACTCTAACTCTGAGTATAGTTGATCCGCCGGGGGAAATTGACCCAGAGTTACAGGAAAATTGGTTTACTTTGATGGGTAACTGGGATGAACTGGTACGGTTATCTACGAATTTGATTGGCAATGCTTTGCAATATACACCAACTCAGGGAAATGTGCAGGTGGAGTTAGCAAGGCTTTCGGGAATTCGTTATGGTGTTGCTTCTTTACAAATTAAAATCACTGATTCGGGAGTTGGTATTCCTTCAGAGTCTTTACCACGACTGTTTGATAGATTTTATCGTGTAGATCCAGCGCGTACTCATCAGAGTCGGGAAACTACCACTGGTTCAGGATTGGGATTAGCGATCGCTCAAGCTATTGTTGAACATCATCAAGGCCAAATTCAAGTTGAAAGTGTTGTCGGTAAAGGTTCTACCTTCATCGTCATTTTACCAATCAGTCTTGAGTATTAA
- the ppk1 gene encoding polyphosphate kinase 1, protein MPKTKKSNPTINLSDPQYYINRELSWLEFNSRVLHEACDERTPLLERLKFLAIFSSNLDEFFMVRVAALKQQVEAKVNLLTPDGRTPQQQLDDIRLHLNPLVTKHNQQFEQVLQPLLANHGIHIIKYIEMNAKQRSYLDNYFKEQIFPVLTPLAVDPSHPFPYISNLSLNLAVVVKNPDTEEEFFARVKVPSVLPRFIPLPSELGIQNNGKPINWIGVPLEQAIAHNLEYLFPGMNIQEYHPFRITRDADLELEEDEADDLLLAIEQELRKRRMGGTPVRLEIRSQTPEILRSRLLQDLELTENDVYQVDGLLGLRDLMYFMALPLPELKEPPRQSVVPSRLQRLKEPCIDPDVLEVEEGKDFFSVIREKDLLVHHPYQSFSGTVERFITHAAWDPNVLAIKMTLYRTSGDSPIVNALIAAAENGKQVSVLVELKARFDEENNIYWARRLERVGVHVVYGLVGLKTHSKIVMVVRREKDRMRRYVHIGTGNYNPKTARLYTDLGLLSCREELGADLTDVFNFLTGYSRQKTYREILVAPVNMRDRFLELIKREIENAQNGFSGRIVAKMNALVDPEIIATLYAASRAGVQIDLIIRGICCLRPGLKDISENIRIISIIGRFLEHSRIFYFYNNSQEEIYIGSADWMRRNLDRRVEVITPIKDQDIAKDLQEILGIMLADNRQAWDLQPDGSYIQRRPCDDCSEANSQKILMSMALRSTSMT, encoded by the coding sequence ATGCCAAAAACCAAAAAGAGCAACCCTACCATTAATCTCAGTGATCCACAATACTATATCAACCGCGAGTTAAGCTGGTTAGAGTTTAATAGTAGAGTGTTGCATGAGGCTTGTGATGAGCGCACCCCACTACTGGAACGCCTCAAATTTTTGGCTATTTTCAGTTCTAACTTAGATGAGTTCTTCATGGTGCGGGTTGCAGCTTTAAAGCAACAGGTAGAAGCTAAAGTCAACCTCTTAACTCCTGATGGTCGCACACCGCAACAACAGCTAGATGATATTCGGTTGCACCTAAATCCTTTGGTAACAAAACACAACCAACAGTTTGAGCAGGTTCTACAACCGCTGTTAGCAAATCACGGTATTCATATCATTAAATACATAGAAATGAATGCGAAACAGCGGAGTTATCTAGATAACTACTTTAAAGAACAAATCTTTCCGGTACTGACTCCTTTAGCTGTTGACCCCAGTCATCCTTTTCCCTACATCTCTAATCTCAGCTTGAATCTGGCTGTTGTGGTGAAAAACCCAGATACGGAAGAAGAATTTTTTGCCAGAGTCAAAGTTCCCAGTGTTTTACCCCGATTTATACCTTTACCATCAGAGTTAGGAATTCAAAACAACGGAAAACCGATTAACTGGATAGGAGTGCCTTTGGAACAGGCGATCGCTCACAATCTAGAATATCTGTTTCCAGGGATGAATATTCAGGAATATCACCCCTTCCGCATTACTCGCGATGCTGACTTAGAACTAGAGGAAGACGAAGCCGATGACTTGTTATTAGCCATTGAACAAGAACTGCGTAAACGGCGCATGGGTGGAACTCCAGTCCGGCTAGAAATTCGCTCCCAAACACCAGAAATTTTGCGATCGCGGTTATTGCAAGATTTGGAATTAACCGAAAACGACGTTTATCAAGTAGATGGTTTATTGGGACTGCGAGACTTGATGTATTTTATGGCTTTACCATTGCCAGAACTCAAAGAACCACCACGTCAGTCTGTAGTCCCTTCCCGCTTACAACGCCTTAAAGAACCCTGTATAGATCCAGATGTCTTGGAAGTAGAAGAAGGAAAGGACTTTTTCTCTGTAATTCGTGAAAAAGATCTGCTGGTACATCATCCCTATCAATCATTCTCCGGCACAGTAGAACGTTTTATTACCCACGCTGCTTGGGACCCGAATGTACTAGCTATCAAAATGACTCTTTACCGGACTTCTGGTGATTCACCCATTGTTAATGCTTTAATTGCCGCAGCAGAAAATGGTAAACAAGTTTCTGTGTTAGTGGAATTAAAGGCACGGTTTGATGAGGAAAATAATATTTACTGGGCTAGACGTTTAGAAAGAGTTGGGGTTCATGTTGTTTATGGTTTAGTCGGTCTGAAAACCCATAGCAAAATTGTCATGGTGGTACGGCGAGAAAAAGATCGGATGCGCCGTTATGTGCATATTGGAACTGGAAATTATAACCCGAAAACAGCACGACTATATACAGATTTAGGATTGTTGAGTTGTCGGGAAGAATTGGGTGCAGATTTAACAGATGTGTTTAACTTCTTGACGGGATATTCTCGCCAAAAAACTTATCGAGAAATATTAGTTGCACCTGTGAATATGCGCGATCGCTTTCTCGAACTTATTAAGCGAGAAATTGAAAATGCCCAAAATGGATTTTCTGGGCGCATTGTTGCCAAGATGAATGCCCTTGTCGATCCGGAAATTATCGCCACTTTATATGCCGCTTCCCGCGCTGGTGTGCAGATTGATCTAATTATCCGGGGTATATGCTGCTTACGTCCTGGACTCAAAGACATCAGTGAAAATATTCGCATCATCAGCATTATTGGCCGATTTTTAGAACACTCTCGCATTTTTTACTTCTACAACAATAGCCAAGAAGAAATATATATTGGCAGTGCTGACTGGATGCGTCGTAATTTAGATCGCCGAGTCGAAGTTATCACTCCCATTAAAGACCAAGATATTGCTAAAGATTTGCAAGAAATTCTGGGAATTATGTTGGCAGATAACCGTCAAGCTTGGGATTTACAACCTGATGGTAGTTATATTCAAAGACGACCCTGCGATGATTGTTCAGAAGCTAATTCCCAAAAAATTCTCATGTCTATGGCATTGCGTTCCACAAGCATGACCTAA
- a CDS encoding tetratricopeptide repeat protein, with protein MKQPLFLSHSTIFNLNFFLILRQFSKLPQGIVYSLLFTYFFIPTAANAIDITKQIHNPLNHPIGKQLNTRQTREEADRLLRLGKQQYASGTVDKTIESGLQALEIYHSLGDMKAQGLTYDLLAGAYLQLGNLKDAEDAIRRRLGIARDNQDFQNQIFALNNLGTLFLQKGEPKAAGQTIQDALVMARNLENIEGQGLSLSNLSLVYTRLGDYNRAIKLAQTSLDFRRKTGDAIGEINTLNNLGDAYLLAGDYENTIGNYGAAMRLAKINFNRPNQLRAIDGLVTAHTAVGRYERALELLEQRFAIAKFLNDPREELKYLVSSGELYEKLQDYGKARSFYQQALSLARKLGDIKQEAKLLNNLNELKGR; from the coding sequence ATGAAACAGCCGCTTTTTTTATCGCATTCTACTATTTTCAATTTAAATTTTTTCCTGATTTTACGGCAATTTAGTAAATTGCCACAAGGGATTGTATACAGCCTATTATTTACTTATTTTTTCATACCTACAGCGGCCAATGCTATTGATATTACCAAACAAATCCATAATCCTTTAAATCATCCTATCGGCAAACAATTAAATACCAGACAAACTAGGGAAGAAGCTGATAGATTACTGCGTCTAGGTAAACAACAATATGCCTCTGGAACTGTAGATAAAACCATTGAATCTGGATTACAAGCACTAGAGATTTATCACTCTCTTGGTGATATGAAAGCACAGGGTTTAACTTATGATTTGCTGGCTGGTGCTTATCTGCAATTAGGTAATCTCAAAGATGCAGAAGATGCTATTCGCCGTCGATTAGGTATAGCTCGTGATAATCAAGATTTTCAAAATCAGATTTTTGCCCTCAATAATCTTGGTACTCTGTTTCTGCAAAAAGGCGAACCAAAAGCCGCAGGACAGACTATTCAAGATGCCCTAGTCATGGCTCGCAATCTTGAAAATATTGAAGGACAAGGACTTTCACTCAGTAATTTAAGTCTTGTATATACACGATTGGGTGATTATAACCGAGCCATTAAATTAGCTCAAACTTCCTTAGATTTTCGCCGGAAAACAGGTGATGCGATTGGTGAAATAAATACTCTCAATAATTTAGGTGATGCCTACCTTCTAGCAGGAGATTATGAAAATACTATAGGTAATTATGGGGCAGCAATGCGTTTAGCTAAAATCAATTTTAATCGCCCTAACCAATTACGAGCAATTGATGGTTTAGTGACGGCTCATACTGCTGTTGGTCGTTATGAACGTGCTTTAGAATTACTAGAACAACGATTTGCGATCGCAAAATTTTTAAATGACCCCAGGGAAGAATTAAAATATTTAGTATCGTCTGGTGAACTTTATGAAAAACTCCAGGATTATGGGAAAGCACGTAGTTTTTACCAACAGGCTCTTTCTCTAGCACGAAAATTAGGAGACATCAAACAAGAAGCAAAATTGCTCAATAATCTTAACGAATTGAAAGGACGTTAA
- a CDS encoding DUF2267 domain-containing protein: MPITIRQDVTYTLLKKINETGQGMHEVHFNESDFPGHRITVSEFLGHLDYLNQNHYINAEFTGNTYATQEDVPDLIHPQEFDLRIANTLGAPDGPLPHLITFKKAEMTQKGQQLLEKLEVNPPTVAPEKQSVTIADKDLPFLERVMAKSGLTDVFDARDLTEVVFRVMRDLMTTAAADRVEAELHEAAEITKDKSLQLEIADLWHDTNPIVAFLSRVRQPLQPTGIFRGIDSDRFLFRVANEGGMPPNANAEQVVKAVFSATKEELSPARIQEISTWLPNKIRQLWEEA, encoded by the coding sequence ATGCCGATTACAATCAGACAAGATGTTACTTACACTTTACTCAAGAAAATTAACGAAACCGGACAGGGAATGCACGAAGTTCACTTTAATGAATCTGACTTTCCTGGTCATAGAATTACAGTATCTGAATTTTTGGGACATTTAGATTACTTGAATCAAAATCATTATATCAATGCTGAGTTTACAGGCAATACTTACGCTACTCAAGAAGATGTTCCTGATTTAATTCATCCCCAGGAATTCGATTTGCGGATTGCTAATACTCTTGGCGCACCGGATGGACCTTTACCGCATTTGATTACTTTCAAAAAAGCGGAAATGACGCAGAAAGGACAGCAGCTATTAGAGAAGTTAGAAGTTAATCCCCCAACAGTAGCCCCGGAAAAACAATCAGTAACTATTGCTGACAAAGATTTACCTTTTCTAGAAAGGGTTATGGCTAAAAGTGGGTTGACAGACGTTTTTGATGCGAGGGATTTAACGGAAGTAGTCTTTCGGGTGATGCGGGATTTAATGACAACAGCCGCTGCTGACAGAGTTGAGGCGGAATTGCATGAAGCAGCAGAGATAACTAAAGATAAATCCCTGCAACTAGAAATTGCAGATTTGTGGCACGATACCAACCCAATTGTTGCATTTTTAAGTCGAGTCCGTCAACCTTTGCAACCGACAGGGATTTTTAGAGGAATTGATAGTGATCGCTTTTTATTTCGAGTTGCTAATGAAGGCGGAATGCCGCCCAATGCAAATGCAGAACAAGTAGTTAAGGCTGTATTTTCTGCCACAAAAGAGGAATTATCACCAGCACGAATTCAAGAAATTTCTACCTGGTTGCCTAATAAAATTCGCCAACTTTGGGAAGAAGCATAA
- a CDS encoding chlororespiratory reduction protein 7 encodes MPHPLMYEQDNFVVLETNQPERFLTTSELLEKLANTLQQLTFDDLPPDVQKFQSVTEQAQYLINTSCELDVGAGKYLQWYAVRLEK; translated from the coding sequence ATGCCACATCCATTAATGTATGAACAAGACAACTTTGTTGTTCTAGAAACAAACCAACCAGAACGATTTCTGACAACATCAGAGTTATTAGAAAAGTTGGCAAATACTTTGCAGCAACTTACATTTGATGACTTGCCTCCTGATGTGCAGAAATTTCAGTCAGTCACAGAGCAAGCACAATATTTAATTAATACCAGTTGTGAGTTAGATGTTGGTGCTGGAAAATATTTACAGTGGTATGCAGTGCGATTAGAAAAGTAA
- a CDS encoding sigma-70 family RNA polymerase sigma factor: protein MQIPSFPEANHPLVQSLFHNSDQELLNLFRRYPDHGKYFTVIFCRYSPIVYTLIQHSARSPVQADYLFALTWRHIYYELGGLYLTNPETGQEILTLQNWLINMTAFCINEIKLPPTEAIHYSLTDTSPPLWCYIEQGLDQLPPILRLIVLMAQTFHWSETRIAAYLQAEGEKISPDEVANFLQEGYRMLEDKLPADIRAIYLGEDTV from the coding sequence GTGCAAATTCCTTCCTTTCCTGAAGCTAACCACCCTCTGGTGCAGTCGCTGTTTCATAACAGTGACCAAGAACTACTGAATCTGTTTAGGCGCTATCCCGATCATGGCAAATATTTTACAGTCATTTTTTGCCGTTATAGCCCTATAGTCTACACCTTGATTCAACATTCGGCGCGATCGCCTGTCCAGGCAGATTATCTATTTGCGCTCACTTGGCGACATATTTACTATGAACTCGGTGGACTTTATTTAACTAACCCAGAAACAGGACAGGAAATATTAACCCTGCAAAACTGGTTAATCAACATGACTGCTTTCTGCATTAATGAAATTAAACTACCGCCAACAGAGGCTATTCATTATTCACTCACAGACACTTCTCCGCCGCTATGGTGTTATATAGAACAGGGATTAGACCAACTACCACCAATATTACGCTTAATTGTCTTGATGGCTCAAACTTTCCACTGGAGCGAAACTCGAATTGCTGCTTATCTGCAAGCTGAAGGCGAAAAAATTTCTCCTGACGAAGTAGCCAATTTTCTCCAAGAAGGTTATCGTATGCTAGAAGACAAATTACCAGCTGATATTCGCGCTATTTACTTAGGTGAAGATACTGTTTAA
- a CDS encoding S-layer homology domain-containing protein — MVLFKRPVIFLSMAVLLSSLTACTNGSAAKNLEQSLAADPLLQSNPAVLGATKNQEISTAPKIQLPAEFPQEIPIYPNAKLEEIKRANNSDNKILTRWQSSDPSNIIASFYRSQFQSNKWQVLQQPKDDVEGAFEVQRNDLLLKVAINPKTVTKSAPNQPQTATELLIEYTPNTVATNQPNLNTNSGTVSPSVDPQSLGPVSPGVNVLKQPNSGVEISESQEFNDLNKVPPEWRKQIENLAKLGVLSIESQPINNNSTNVRNNQFEPDKIITRREYARWLVAANNVMYANNPAKKIRLASASINPTFRDVLPKDPDFPAIQGLAEAGLIPSSLSGDATAVLFRPDAPLTREQLLMWKVPLDTRQALPAANLEAVKQTWGFQDTEKIDPKALRAILADFQNAEQSNIRRVFGYTTLFQPKKAVTRAEAGTALSYFGLQSEGMSTIEALKLKGE; from the coding sequence GTGGTGCTTTTTAAACGTCCAGTTATCTTTCTCAGTATGGCTGTTTTACTCTCTTCCTTAACAGCCTGTACTAACGGCTCTGCTGCTAAAAATTTAGAACAGTCTTTAGCGGCAGATCCCTTACTACAAAGTAACCCTGCGGTTTTGGGTGCAACCAAGAATCAAGAAATATCAACTGCACCTAAAATTCAATTACCTGCTGAATTTCCTCAAGAAATTCCTATATATCCTAATGCCAAATTAGAAGAAATTAAACGTGCTAATAATTCAGACAATAAAATTTTAACTCGTTGGCAAAGTTCTGACCCCAGCAATATTATTGCCAGTTTTTATCGCAGCCAGTTTCAATCTAACAAATGGCAAGTTTTACAACAACCAAAAGATGATGTAGAAGGCGCTTTTGAAGTGCAGCGTAATGATTTGTTATTGAAGGTAGCCATTAACCCAAAAACAGTCACCAAATCTGCACCCAATCAACCGCAAACAGCAACAGAATTGCTAATTGAATATACACCGAATACTGTTGCCACAAATCAACCTAACTTAAATACAAATTCTGGTACAGTTTCCCCATCAGTTGATCCTCAATCTCTTGGTCCTGTGTCACCCGGTGTTAATGTCCTCAAACAGCCAAATAGCGGAGTTGAAATATCAGAATCTCAAGAATTTAACGACTTGAATAAAGTACCACCAGAATGGCGAAAACAGATTGAAAATTTAGCAAAATTGGGTGTTTTATCAATTGAATCACAGCCAATTAACAATAATTCTACTAATGTTAGAAACAATCAATTTGAACCAGATAAAATCATTACCCGCAGAGAATATGCTCGTTGGTTAGTAGCTGCTAATAATGTTATGTATGCTAATAATCCAGCTAAAAAAATTCGTTTGGCATCAGCAAGCATTAACCCGACTTTTAGAGACGTTTTACCTAAAGATCCTGATTTTCCAGCTATTCAAGGATTAGCAGAAGCGGGATTAATTCCTAGTAGTTTGTCTGGAGATGCTACAGCCGTTTTATTTCGTCCTGATGCACCTCTAACACGGGAACAGTTGCTAATGTGGAAAGTGCCTTTAGATACTCGCCAAGCCTTACCTGCGGCCAATTTGGAAGCAGTCAAGCAAACCTGGGGTTTTCAAGATACAGAAAAAATCGACCCCAAGGCATTAAGAGCAATCTTAGCTGATTTTCAAAATGCTGAACAGTCAAATATTAGAAGAGTGTTTGGTTATACGACACTTTTTCAACCTAAAAAAGCTGTGACTCGCGCTGAAGCTGGTACGGCTTTATCGTATTTTGGTCTTCAGAGCGAGGGGATGTCAACAATTGAAGCTTTGAAGTTAAAAGGTGAGTAG
- a CDS encoding response regulator — translation MLMLSCEPSSLSVLLVDDHDLTRLSLQLAFSCQENMHVVGLARNGQEAIEMVKCFQPDVVVLDLHMPVMDGWRASGYIKSISPNTQILAYSSVEDAHLQQTKAMSSFDEVCTKDAPTNELIALVRQLGQRAAENSVIG, via the coding sequence ATGTTGATGTTGTCCTGTGAGCCTTCTTCCTTGAGCGTTCTATTGGTCGATGATCACGACCTAACTCGTTTAAGCCTACAATTAGCTTTTTCTTGCCAAGAAAATATGCATGTGGTAGGTTTAGCCCGTAATGGTCAAGAAGCTATAGAAATGGTCAAATGTTTCCAACCTGATGTAGTAGTTCTGGATTTACATATGCCAGTTATGGATGGTTGGCGAGCTTCCGGTTATATTAAGTCCATATCTCCAAATACTCAAATCCTGGCTTATTCTTCAGTAGAAGATGCACATTTACAGCAGACAAAGGCAATGTCTAGTTTTGATGAAGTTTGCACAAAAGATGCACCTACAAATGAACTCATTGCTTTAGTTAGACAGCTAGGCCAGCGTGCTGCTGAAAATTCTGTTATAGGCTGA
- a CDS encoding (2Fe-2S) ferredoxin domain-containing protein yields MSGYPSLEVAEFCFEGRFLDFVIKDGYKLKGLLLATAEGEYYVKLAKHLRVAFDLHLPRGTWLQVVGTKKYDSKKEQVTLKAEQVMAARSQMGGVSPSSSSGKPQAKPAKTQTILVCQKSDCMKRGGKALCQALESELSDRGLQDTVNIQGTGCMKNCKAGPNLVMPDKNRYSRIQARQVPALINKHFPDQSREQSKDVEVNISHFAEV; encoded by the coding sequence ATGAGTGGATATCCCAGTCTAGAAGTAGCGGAATTTTGCTTTGAGGGCAGGTTTTTAGATTTTGTGATTAAAGACGGCTATAAGCTCAAAGGCTTATTGTTAGCGACTGCTGAGGGTGAATACTATGTGAAGTTAGCTAAACATTTACGGGTAGCTTTTGATTTGCACCTACCGCGCGGAACTTGGTTACAAGTTGTAGGAACTAAAAAGTATGATTCTAAAAAGGAACAGGTGACACTAAAGGCTGAACAGGTAATGGCTGCACGTTCTCAGATGGGGGGAGTTTCACCATCTTCATCGTCAGGTAAACCTCAAGCTAAACCAGCGAAGACGCAAACTATATTAGTTTGTCAAAAGTCAGATTGTATGAAGCGCGGTGGTAAGGCGTTGTGTCAGGCTTTAGAATCTGAATTGAGCGATCGCGGTTTGCAAGATACAGTAAATATTCAAGGTACTGGCTGTATGAAAAATTGTAAGGCAGGACCAAATTTAGTAATGCCAGATAAAAACCGTTATAGTCGCATTCAAGCCCGACAAGTTCCAGCGTTGATAAATAAGCATTTTCCTGATCAAAGTCGGGAACAATCAAAAGATGTAGAGGTAAATATATCTCACTTTGCTGAAGTTTAG
- a CDS encoding DUF2854 domain-containing protein, whose protein sequence is MLGIISLGTLGLTLGSILTIVGFVAYAADNATLNLVGFFYGFPLLLGGLALKANELKPIPFSQATTPSVLALRTQQATVTQNKIRKDITRFCYGQEAHLDRALAYLGLSPSDEERPVVTGLRETEVQGAYALILEFDSPLIPLDIWQKKLEKMTKYFAPNVEVKITQPAEDRIELELITTQQ, encoded by the coding sequence ATGCTGGGCATCATTTCTTTGGGAACACTCGGTTTAACCTTGGGTAGCATATTAACCATAGTCGGCTTTGTGGCTTATGCTGCTGATAATGCGACTCTCAACCTGGTCGGCTTTTTTTATGGCTTTCCTCTCTTGTTGGGAGGTCTAGCACTCAAAGCCAATGAACTCAAGCCCATACCCTTTAGCCAAGCTACTACACCATCAGTATTGGCGCTCAGAACACAGCAAGCAACTGTGACTCAAAATAAAATCCGCAAGGACATCACACGATTTTGCTACGGTCAAGAAGCTCATTTAGATCGGGCGCTGGCTTACTTGGGTCTGAGTCCCAGCGATGAAGAACGTCCAGTAGTGACTGGCTTAAGAGAAACAGAGGTTCAGGGCGCTTATGCCTTAATTTTAGAATTTGATTCGCCTCTCATTCCTCTGGATATTTGGCAAAAAAAGCTGGAGAAAATGACCAAATACTTTGCTCCTAATGTTGAGGTGAAAATCACCCAGCCCGCTGAAGATAGAATTGAACTGGAGTTAATTACTACTCAACAGTAG
- a CDS encoding histidine kinase, translated as MLKHDYMQVSQDQPIYSEAPLQLLLFVDGRPKSRQQVQRIRSYLRELEAEYTFELQIIDVGQQPYLAEHFKLVATPALIKIHPEPQQTLAGSNIIAQLQNWWPRWQISVSACLKLQEDLQEVREDLQEVRDENVRVTSPTSTIHSVAVSVELIKLSDEIFNLKQEKEKLQEQLQFKDRVMAMLAHDLRNPLTAASIAIETLQANYNPEKGEFQRLKPAMAEHLLKQARSQTRIIDRMIADLLQVGRGNDTEFPIIPQKLELGKLTYEVLEELRARYLAKAQKIETDIPQDLPSVYADPERIRQVLVNLLDNAIKYTPAGGIISLAGLHRTTQKVQFSIGDTGPGIPQENRDRIFENHFRLQRDQGTDGYGIGLALCQRIILAHYGQIWVDSTPQGGAWFHFTLPVYPS; from the coding sequence GTGCTGAAACACGATTACATGCAAGTTTCCCAGGATCAGCCTATCTATTCTGAGGCTCCACTCCAGCTGTTACTGTTTGTCGATGGACGGCCAAAGTCCCGGCAACAAGTACAGCGAATACGCTCTTATTTAAGAGAATTAGAAGCAGAGTATACTTTTGAACTGCAAATTATTGATGTCGGGCAACAACCGTATTTAGCGGAACATTTTAAATTGGTAGCAACGCCCGCTTTGATCAAAATCCATCCAGAACCTCAACAGACTCTGGCTGGAAGTAATATCATAGCCCAATTGCAAAACTGGTGGCCTCGTTGGCAAATATCTGTAAGTGCTTGCTTAAAGTTACAGGAAGACTTACAAGAAGTTAGAGAAGACTTACAAGAAGTCAGAGATGAGAATGTTCGGGTAACATCACCCACATCTACAATACATTCTGTCGCTGTTTCTGTGGAGTTGATTAAGCTTTCAGATGAAATTTTTAACTTGAAGCAGGAAAAAGAGAAACTTCAAGAACAGTTACAATTTAAAGATCGGGTGATGGCAATGTTAGCACATGATCTCCGCAATCCTTTAACTGCTGCTTCAATAGCCATAGAAACGCTTCAAGCTAACTATAATCCGGAAAAAGGAGAATTTCAACGTTTAAAACCAGCAATGGCGGAACATTTATTAAAACAAGCCCGTAGTCAAACACGGATAATTGATCGCATGATTGCCGACCTGCTGCAAGTCGGGCGTGGTAATGATACAGAATTCCCGATTATACCTCAAAAGCTGGAATTAGGTAAACTCACTTATGAAGTATTGGAAGAATTACGCGCTCGCTATCTTGCCAAAGCTCAAAAAATAGAAACAGATATCCCCCAAGACTTACCCTCTGTATATGCAGATCCAGAACGCATCCGCCAAGTTTTGGTGAATTTGTTGGATAATGCTATTAAATACACACCTGCAGGTGGCATCATTAGTCTAGCTGGACTGCACCGTACTACCCAAAAAGTGCAGTTTAGTATTGGTGATACTGGTCCTGGTATTCCCCAAGAAAACCGCGATCGCATCTTTGAAAATCATTTCCGTCTACAACGTGATCAAGGAACCGATGGTTATGGAATTGGGTTGGCTTTATGCCAGCGTATTATCCTAGCGCACTATGGTCAAATTTGGGTAGACTCAACCCCTCAAGGTGGCGCATGGTTTCATTTTACTTTACCAGTTTATCCATCTTAG